A region from the Nostoc sp. HK-01 genome encodes:
- a CDS encoding 3-oxoacyl-[acyl-carrier-protein] synthase III produces the protein MQKLGIAFTGSGSAVPETSLDNQALTALVETSDEWITTRTGIRQRRVSQPSDSLSSLAAAAGRRAIASAGIQATDIDLILLATSTPDDLFGTACKVQAELGATKAVAFDLTAACSGFVFGLVTAAQYLRTGVYQNVLLIGADILSRWVDWQDRRTCILFGDGAGAVVLQASESDRLLGFALKSDGTQNHYLNLGYAATAQEILPNINVSQGHYQPITMNGKEVYRFAVQKVPEIIDKALFEAHLTVDQIDWLILHQANQRILDAVAQRLGIPEQKVISNLANYGNTSAASIPLALDEAVQQGKIQPNNIIAASGFGAGLTWGAAIFQWGK, from the coding sequence GTGCAAAAGTTAGGCATAGCATTTACAGGAAGTGGCTCGGCAGTTCCGGAAACTTCCCTCGACAACCAGGCACTAACAGCGCTGGTTGAAACATCAGATGAGTGGATCACCACAAGAACCGGGATTCGTCAACGACGAGTATCACAACCGTCAGATTCTCTGAGTTCATTGGCGGCAGCTGCTGGTCGTCGAGCGATCGCATCTGCCGGAATTCAAGCCACTGATATAGATCTGATTTTGCTGGCAACATCTACCCCTGATGATTTGTTTGGCACTGCTTGTAAAGTGCAGGCTGAGTTAGGCGCGACTAAAGCCGTAGCGTTTGACTTAACCGCCGCTTGTTCTGGCTTTGTGTTTGGGCTAGTTACAGCTGCTCAATACCTCAGAACAGGTGTATATCAGAATGTACTTTTGATCGGGGCAGACATCCTCTCTCGTTGGGTAGATTGGCAAGACCGCAGAACTTGTATTTTGTTTGGTGATGGGGCGGGTGCGGTAGTTTTGCAAGCTAGTGAAAGCGATCGCCTCTTAGGATTTGCCCTCAAAAGTGACGGTACGCAAAATCATTACCTCAACCTTGGCTATGCAGCTACTGCTCAAGAAATACTCCCAAACATCAACGTTTCTCAAGGCCATTACCAACCCATCACCATGAACGGCAAAGAAGTATACCGCTTTGCTGTGCAGAAAGTCCCAGAAATTATTGATAAAGCCTTATTTGAAGCTCATCTTACTGTTGATCAAATAGATTGGCTCATCTTACATCAAGCCAATCAACGCATTCTAGATGCTGTCGCTCAACGGCTAGGAATTCCCGAACAAAAAGTTATTAGTAATCTGGCAAATTACGGCAATACTTCCGCTGCTTCTATTCCTCTCGCCTTAGATGAAGCAGTGCAACAAGGCAAAATTCAACCTAACAACATCATTGCTGCATCCGGCTTTGGCGCAGGTCTTACCTGGGGTGCAGCCATCTTCCAATGGGGAAAATAA
- the plsX gene encoding fatty acid/phospholipid synthesis protein PlsX, producing MGSTCARIAIDAMGGDHAPKEIVAGALRASEELGVKVLLVGDPQQIKAVMPPKTTLERVEIVPAEEAIAMDEEPLNAVRRKRKASINVAMDLVKNQQADAVFSAGHSGAAMAAALLRLGRLPGIDRPAIGTVFPTIMAGKPVLILDVGANVDCRPKFLEQFAMMGSIYSQYVLGTDTPKVGLLNIGEEDTKGNEQALRAHQLLRDNSLINFVGNAEGRDVLSGEFDVIVCDGFVGNVLLKFAESLGGVILQILREELPQGLHGQIGTALLKPNLKRIKQRMDHAEHGGALLLGVAGVCFIGHGSSQAPSIFSAIRMAKEAVDNQVLERLHSQYEILQRGSG from the coding sequence ATGGGATCGACTTGCGCACGGATAGCAATTGACGCGATGGGGGGGGATCATGCACCCAAAGAAATCGTTGCTGGTGCATTACGCGCCAGTGAAGAATTGGGTGTGAAAGTCTTGTTGGTAGGTGATCCCCAACAAATTAAAGCTGTCATGCCGCCAAAAACTACTTTGGAGAGGGTGGAGATAGTTCCTGCTGAAGAAGCGATCGCGATGGATGAGGAGCCTTTAAATGCGGTTAGACGCAAACGCAAGGCTTCGATTAATGTGGCGATGGATTTGGTAAAAAATCAGCAGGCGGATGCTGTATTTTCTGCTGGACACTCTGGGGCAGCTATGGCAGCAGCATTGCTGCGCTTAGGGAGATTGCCAGGAATTGATCGCCCAGCAATTGGTACAGTTTTCCCTACAATTATGGCTGGCAAGCCAGTGTTAATTTTAGATGTAGGTGCCAATGTAGACTGCCGACCTAAGTTTTTAGAGCAGTTTGCGATGATGGGTTCTATTTATAGCCAGTATGTATTAGGTACAGACACACCCAAAGTCGGGTTATTGAATATTGGCGAAGAAGATACAAAAGGTAATGAGCAAGCCCTCCGCGCCCATCAACTACTGCGAGATAATTCTTTAATTAATTTTGTTGGTAATGCTGAAGGGCGTGATGTACTTTCTGGCGAATTTGATGTGATTGTCTGCGATGGTTTTGTCGGCAATGTCTTACTAAAATTTGCCGAATCTCTGGGAGGCGTAATTCTGCAAATTTTACGGGAAGAACTACCCCAAGGATTGCACGGTCAAATTGGCACAGCACTGTTAAAACCAAATCTCAAGCGAATTAAGCAGCGCATGGATCATGCGGAGCATGGAGGTGCTTTACTGTTAGGTGTGGCTGGAGTTTGTTTTATCGGCCACGGCAGTTCACAAGCACCTTCAATTTTTAGTGCAATACGGATGGCCAAAGAAGCAGTAGATAATCAGGTACTAGAAAGGCTTCATTCCCAATACGAAATCCTACAGCGTGGTAGCGGTTAG
- a CDS encoding leucyl aminopeptidase, whose amino-acid sequence MAAIQLSNQPLLEWAGDSLAIGLFEDAVELTGELATLNEKFAGILKEVIAEEEFTAKANSTVFTRVSGGGSVKKIILVGLGKPDVLKVDSLRRAAAAAAKVAKKQKSKTLGFSFPLWNNDPVATAQAIAEGVQLALYQDVRFKSEPDDKGSKVETVELLGFEGQEAAITRANQIVSGVILARELVAAPANAVTPITMAETAQAIAKDYGLQLQILEKEDCEKLGMGAFLGVALASDLPPKFIHLTYKPEGTPTKKLAIIGKGLTFDSGGLNIKGAGSGIETMKIDMGGAAATLGAAKAIAQLKPNAEVHFISAVTENMISGRAMHPGDILTASNGKTIEVNNTDAEGRLTLADALVYTDKLGLDAIVDLATLTGANVIALGEDIAGLYTPDDAIASQLETAAATSGEKIWRMPMEEKYFEGLKSGIADMKNTGPRPGGSITAALFLKQFVKDTPWAHIDIAGPVWADKENGYNGPGATGYGVRMLVDWILNQ is encoded by the coding sequence ATGGCAGCAATTCAACTTAGTAATCAGCCTCTGCTGGAGTGGGCAGGCGATAGTTTGGCAATTGGATTATTTGAAGATGCGGTAGAGTTAACAGGTGAACTGGCGACTTTGAATGAAAAGTTTGCTGGCATCTTAAAAGAAGTCATTGCCGAAGAAGAATTTACAGCCAAAGCCAACAGTACTGTCTTCACCCGTGTCAGTGGCGGTGGTTCAGTTAAAAAAATTATTTTAGTCGGTTTAGGAAAACCAGACGTGCTGAAAGTAGATAGTCTGCGGCGGGCGGCGGCGGCGGCGGCTAAAGTAGCAAAAAAGCAAAAAAGCAAAACTCTCGGATTTAGCTTTCCCTTATGGAATAACGACCCAGTAGCCACAGCCCAAGCGATCGCTGAAGGTGTACAGTTAGCTTTGTACCAAGATGTTCGCTTTAAATCAGAACCAGACGATAAAGGGTCAAAGGTTGAAACTGTAGAACTGCTAGGTTTCGAGGGACAAGAAGCCGCGATTACCCGTGCAAATCAAATTGTGTCTGGAGTAATTTTGGCGAGAGAGTTGGTTGCAGCCCCAGCCAACGCAGTTACACCCATTACAATGGCAGAAACCGCCCAAGCGATCGCCAAAGACTACGGTTTACAACTACAAATACTCGAAAAAGAAGATTGTGAAAAGTTAGGTATGGGTGCTTTTTTGGGAGTTGCCCTAGCATCTGACTTACCACCCAAATTTATTCATCTCACCTACAAACCAGAAGGCACACCGACAAAGAAACTCGCCATTATTGGCAAAGGTTTAACCTTTGACTCTGGTGGACTAAATATTAAAGGTGCAGGTAGCGGCATCGAAACCATGAAAATTGATATGGGTGGTGCAGCTGCAACCTTGGGTGCGGCAAAAGCGATCGCCCAACTCAAGCCGAATGCCGAAGTTCACTTCATCTCTGCCGTTACCGAAAACATGATTAGCGGTCGCGCTATGCACCCAGGCGACATCCTTACCGCCTCCAACGGCAAAACCATCGAAGTTAATAACACCGATGCTGAAGGGCGTTTAACCTTAGCTGATGCTTTGGTATATACCGATAAATTGGGCTTAGATGCGATCGTGGATTTAGCCACCCTCACAGGTGCCAACGTTATCGCTTTAGGTGAAGATATTGCAGGTCTATATACTCCTGACGACGCGATAGCTTCGCAGTTAGAAACAGCTGCTGCCACATCCGGCGAAAAAATTTGGCGAATGCCAATGGAAGAGAAATATTTTGAAGGCTTGAAATCTGGCATTGCGGATATGAAAAACACCGGGCCGCGTCCTGGTGGTTCGATTACCGCTGCCCTATTCCTCAAGCAGTTCGTTAAAGATACCCCTTGGGCGCACATAGATATTGCTGGGCCAGTGTGGGCAGATAAAGAAAATGGCTACAACGGCCCCGGTGCCACAGGCTACGGCGTAAGGATGTTAGTTGATTGGATACTCAATCAATAA
- a CDS encoding alpha/beta hydrolase fold protein: protein MPQVELKPCFLTPKRVQPEYPLFVYLPGMDGTGELLRSQTSGLEAGFDVRCLAIPRKDLTTWEELTKNVLDLIHAELEKSSQRPVYLCGESFGGCLAMKVATKASHLFKRIILINPASAFRLRPFLDWASQITYLVPESFYDVGALGLLPFLASLERMTRSDRHELLKTMRSVPSATVNWRLALLREFAVDDSQLRRLTQQVLLIAGAGDRLLPSVTEVRRIASILPDAEVLVLPNSGHACLLEKDINLYEILKNNNFLETREHKVYKLQVKEVG from the coding sequence ACAAGTTGAGCTAAAGCCTTGTTTTCTGACTCCGAAACGAGTCCAGCCAGAGTATCCATTGTTTGTTTATTTACCGGGAATGGATGGCACTGGTGAGTTGTTGCGATCGCAAACATCTGGGTTAGAAGCTGGCTTTGATGTGCGCTGTTTGGCGATCCCCAGAAAAGACCTGACAACATGGGAAGAATTAACGAAAAATGTCTTGGATTTAATTCATGCAGAATTAGAGAAAAGTTCCCAAAGACCAGTGTATCTGTGCGGGGAATCATTTGGCGGCTGCTTGGCGATGAAAGTAGCCACCAAAGCATCGCATTTGTTTAAACGCATTATTTTGATTAATCCAGCCTCAGCTTTTCGTCTGCGTCCGTTTTTAGATTGGGCATCCCAGATAACATACTTAGTGCCAGAATCTTTTTATGATGTCGGCGCATTGGGATTATTACCGTTTCTGGCATCCTTAGAACGGATGACTAGAAGCGATCGCCACGAACTGCTAAAAACCATGCGTTCTGTACCATCAGCAACAGTTAACTGGCGGTTGGCTTTATTAAGAGAATTTGCAGTGGATGACAGCCAGTTACGCCGCCTAACTCAACAAGTGTTGTTAATTGCGGGTGCAGGCGATCGGCTTTTACCTTCTGTGACTGAAGTTAGACGCATAGCTAGTATTTTACCTGATGCGGAAGTTTTGGTACTGCCAAACAGCGGACACGCCTGTTTGCTAGAAAAAGATATCAATCTCTATGAAATTCTCAAAAACAATAACTTTTTAGAAACTAGGGAACACAAGGTTTATAAGCTACAAGTTAAGGAAGTAGGTTGA